Proteins encoded together in one Impatiens glandulifera chromosome 1, dImpGla2.1, whole genome shotgun sequence window:
- the LOC124921039 gene encoding probable ribose-5-phosphate isomerase 3, chloroplastic → MAAASLSLRSIPTSSFRRRTYHQQQQQQSRSLSIKSQISTPPSLTLSQDDLKKLAADKAVEYVRSGMVLGLGTGSTAAFVVSKLGELLKSGQLKDIIGIPTSKRTQEQAASLGIPLSILDHHPKLDLAIDGADEVDPDLNLVKGRGGALLREKMVEAASDQFVVVVDDSKLVDGLGGSGLAMPVEVVQFCWKYNLTRLQELFKEEGVEAKLRIEGEKPYVTDNMNYIVDLYFKTPIRDSYAAGKEISALEGVVDHGLFLNMATAVIIAGKDGVTLKTK, encoded by the coding sequence ATGGCTGCTGCTAGCCTCTCCCTCCGATCCATTCCCACATCTTCCTTCCGCCGTCGCACCTAccaccaacaacaacaacaacaaagcCGATCACTTTCCATCAAATCACAGATCTCAACCCCACCATCCCTAACCCTATCACAAGACGATCTCAAAAAACTCGCCGCCGACAAAGCCGTAGAATACGTCCGCAGCGGCATGGTTCTCGGACTCGGAACAGGTTCCACCGCCGCATTCGTCGTCTCCAAACTAGGCGAGCTTCTCAAATCCGGTCAATTAAAAGACATTATAGGAATTCCAACTTCCAAACGCACTCAAGAACAAGCCGCCTCTCTCGGAATCCCTCTCTCAATCCTCGACCACCATCCGAAACTCGATCTAGCCATCGACGGCGCCGATGAAGTAGATCCAGATCTGAATTTAGTCAAGGGAAGAGGAGGCGCTctattgagagagaaaatggtgGAGGCTGCTTCCGATCAATTTGTAGTGGTCGTTGATGATTCCAAATTGGTCGATGGATTAGGTGGAAGTGGATTGGCTATGCCGGTTGAGGTTGTTCAATTCTGCTGGAAATATAATCTGACGAGATTACAGGAGCTTTTCAAGGAAGAAGGAGTTGAAGCTAAGTTGAGAATTGAAGGTGAGAAACCCTATGTGACTGATAATATGAATTACATTGTGGATTTGTATTTCAAGACTCCGATTAGGGATTCTTATGCGGCTGGTAAGGAGATTTCTGCTCTTGAAGGAGTCGTTGATCATGGATTGTTTCTTAATATGGCTACAGCAGTCATCATTGCTGGTAAGGATGGTGTAACCTTGAAAACCAAGTGA
- the LOC124920667 gene encoding GTP-binding protein At2g22870: MKSMTLGIRLLAVRSSFLSPFSSFSLIKVNNPSPSLSIGSISALSASRGPSYSTQSPGIRKILFIPPGVEPDEVTSDMILPGSNIVIGPYAGESKIKEVEFVKSSAKAKDCPSDDRPEFAMLGRSNVGKSSLINSLVRKKEVALTSKKPGKTQLINHFLVNKSWYIVDLPGYGFAKAPDAARMDWSSFTKGYFLNRDSLVGVLLLVDASVPPQKIDLDCANWLGRNNIPMTIVFTKCDKVKNSKGRRPDENIENFHEVLRENYKEQPAWIMTSSVNGLGRDDLLLHMSQLRNFWDN, translated from the exons ATGAAATCAATGACACTCGGAATTCGACTCTTAGCTGTTCGGAGTTCATTCCTATCACCATTTTCATCATTCTCCCTAATCAAAGTGAACAATCCTTCACCATCTCTCTCAATCGGAAGCATTTCCGCTCTCTCCGCCAGTCGCGGTCCTAGCTACAGTACCCAGTCACCAGGTATCCGCAAGATTCTATTCATCCCTCCCGGCGTCGAACCAGACGAGGTCACAAGTGACATGATATTGCCCGGTTCCAACATCGTAATCGGACCTTACGCTGGCGAATCGAAGATCAAAGAAGTTGAATTTGTTAAGAGCAGTGCTAAAGCCAAAGATTGTCCCAGTGATGACCGACCGGAGTTTGCTATGTTAGGTCGCTCTAACGTGGGGAAATCATCGCTAATCAACTCTCTTGTTCGCAAAAAAGAAGTGGCTCTTACATCGAAAAAGCCTG GAAAGACTCAGCTTATCAATCATTTTTTGGTGAATAAAAGCTGGTATATAGTCGATTTGCCTGGTTATGG GTTTGCTAAAGCTCCAGATGCAGCAAGAATGGATTGGTCGTCTTTCACAAAGGGATACTTTCTGAATAGAGATTCTCTTGTTGGTGTTCTATTACTAGTTGATGCAAGTGTGCCGCCTCAAAAGATAGACCTCGACTGTGCCAATTGGCTTGGAAGGAACAAT ATACCGATGACGATTGTTTTTACAAAATGTGATAAAGTGAAGAACAGCAAAGGGAGAAGACCAGATGAGAATATTGAGAATTTCCATGAAGTGTTAAGGGAGAACTACAAAGAACAACCAGCATGGATAATGACAAGTAGTGTTAATGGTTTGGGTAGAGATGACCTTCTTTTGCATATGTCTCAGTTAAGGAACTTTTGGGACAACTGA